A portion of the Acidisarcina polymorpha genome contains these proteins:
- a CDS encoding glycoside hydrolase family 3 C-terminal domain-containing protein, producing MPARSQAHAYPFNDPALPAEKRIDNLLSLMTIDEKVGCLGTRTGVPRLGVPNIGSSEGIHGVVQRDKSQGGYHGSAITTTQFPQPPGMGESWDPDLVREAAGVEGYEARFITQTPKYDRQILMLWGPQADLARDPRWGRSEEVYGEDPFFNGTMVTAFVKGLQGDDPKYWQAASLLKHFLANSNENLRTKSSSNFDQRLFWEYYSVPFRMGFLDGGAKAVMASYNSWNGTPMAINPILKSVVEDQWGVDVLSSDGGAVKLLVTDHKRFPTQKEAVVACLKAGINQFLDTYQDETKAALKDGSITEKEIDELLGRKFQIAIKLGLLDPPATVPFAAIKDSPEPWNTAKDKEVSQKMALESVVLLKNANSFLPLKKDSIKSIAVIGPLADSVHWDWYGGTPPYAITPLRGIKEAVGPSVKVNYAADETAQAAVKAAEASDVAVVVVGNDPTCGPDMPHDWHNTPDGGGTLPCTVPSDGREGRDRQVITLDQEQLVRQVYAVNPKTVVILISSFPFAINWSQENVPAILHMAHSSQDEGAALAKVLFGDYNPGGRLVTTWPKSTDQLPPMMDYNIRDGRTYMYFKGEPLYPFGYGLSYTSFQYSNLKTSSAEIAKDGTVTVSVDVTNTGSMAGDEVVQLYVKHLKSKVERPREELKGFQRVSIQPNEKKTVTIPLEATDLSYWDEKLGRFQVEAEPVSLMVGDSSADIKLDAKLQIR from the coding sequence ATGCCAGCGAGATCCCAGGCGCACGCTTATCCTTTCAACGATCCAGCGCTGCCGGCGGAAAAGAGGATCGACAATTTGCTGTCGCTGATGACCATCGATGAAAAGGTCGGCTGCCTTGGGACAAGAACGGGGGTGCCGCGACTCGGCGTGCCGAATATAGGAAGCTCAGAGGGGATTCATGGCGTAGTGCAGCGCGACAAAAGCCAAGGCGGATATCACGGCAGCGCGATCACCACGACGCAATTTCCGCAACCTCCCGGCATGGGTGAGTCCTGGGATCCCGACCTGGTGCGGGAGGCGGCGGGTGTTGAAGGCTATGAAGCTCGATTCATCACACAGACTCCGAAATACGACCGCCAGATACTGATGCTGTGGGGGCCACAGGCTGACCTTGCCCGCGATCCTCGCTGGGGCAGGAGCGAAGAGGTCTATGGCGAAGACCCATTCTTCAACGGAACGATGGTGACTGCATTCGTAAAGGGATTACAGGGCGACGATCCAAAGTATTGGCAGGCAGCTTCGTTGCTCAAGCATTTCCTCGCCAACAGCAATGAAAATCTGCGCACGAAGTCCTCTTCGAATTTCGACCAGCGTTTGTTCTGGGAATATTATTCGGTGCCATTCCGAATGGGTTTTCTCGATGGAGGAGCAAAGGCGGTGATGGCCTCCTATAACTCGTGGAACGGAACTCCGATGGCCATCAATCCGATCCTGAAGAGCGTCGTCGAAGACCAATGGGGGGTTGACGTGCTGTCGAGCGACGGCGGTGCGGTCAAGCTCCTGGTCACCGATCACAAACGGTTTCCAACCCAAAAAGAGGCCGTAGTCGCCTGTCTTAAGGCCGGGATCAATCAGTTTCTTGATACCTACCAGGATGAAACCAAAGCCGCCTTGAAGGATGGCTCAATCACAGAAAAAGAGATCGATGAGTTGCTCGGCAGGAAATTCCAGATAGCGATCAAGCTGGGTTTGCTTGATCCCCCGGCGACTGTTCCTTTCGCCGCGATCAAGGATTCACCCGAGCCATGGAACACCGCGAAGGACAAGGAAGTCTCGCAAAAGATGGCGCTCGAATCAGTGGTCCTGCTAAAGAACGCCAACTCATTCCTGCCGCTCAAGAAGGATTCGATCAAGTCGATAGCCGTGATTGGGCCGCTGGCTGACTCCGTGCACTGGGACTGGTACGGCGGAACTCCGCCCTACGCCATTACTCCGCTTCGTGGAATCAAGGAGGCGGTTGGCCCCAGCGTCAAGGTCAACTATGCCGCCGACGAGACCGCTCAGGCCGCAGTCAAGGCGGCAGAGGCCTCCGATGTCGCCGTAGTAGTCGTCGGCAACGACCCTACCTGCGGGCCGGATATGCCGCACGATTGGCACAACACCCCGGACGGCGGCGGGACCTTGCCCTGCACGGTGCCGAGCGATGGGCGGGAAGGGCGGGACCGCCAAGTGATCACTCTGGACCAGGAACAGTTGGTGAGACAGGTCTATGCCGTCAACCCGAAGACGGTAGTCATTTTGATTTCAAGCTTTCCCTTCGCCATCAACTGGTCGCAGGAGAATGTTCCTGCGATTCTGCACATGGCCCACTCTTCGCAGGATGAAGGCGCCGCTCTCGCCAAGGTGCTCTTCGGCGATTACAACCCCGGCGGCCGGTTAGTAACGACCTGGCCGAAATCGACCGACCAGCTACCGCCGATGATGGACTACAACATTCGCGACGGCCGGACTTATATGTACTTCAAGGGCGAGCCACTATATCCGTTCGGCTATGGCCTGAGTTATACGAGCTTCCAGTATTCGAATCTGAAGACGAGTTCTGCCGAAATCGCAAAAGATGGAACGGTGACGGTCAGCGTGGATGTGACCAACACCGGAAGCATGGCTGGCGATGAAGTTGTCCAGCTTTACGTCAAGCATTTGAAGTCCAAAGTGGAACGCCCGCGTGAGGAGTTGAAAGGGTTTCAGCGGGTCAGCATCCAGCCGAATGAGAAGAAGACGGTGACCATACCGCTCGAGGCCACCGATCTCTCCTACTGGGACGAGAAGCTGGGGAGGTTTCAGGTAGAGGCGGAGCCGGTCAGCCTGATGGTGGGTGATTCCTCGGCTGATATCAAGCTTGACGCCAAGTTGCAGATTCGATAA
- a CDS encoding YifB family Mg chelatase-like AAA ATPase, whose protein sequence is MLFKALSAAVYGIDANIIDVEVDFSGIQTQEDHFHTVGLPDAAVRESRDRVRAAIKNSGFAIPPTHITINLAPADIKKEGSGFDLPIAIGILGAYGALQLKDLSQFLLVGELGLDGSLRAVPGMLPVAVAARANGIANLILPAANAAEAAVVEGVKVYAVGSLTEVRELLNAAANGGIQTQPFKVETSKLLGELQHFHLDFKDVRGQQSAKRALEVAAAGSHNILMIGPPGSGKTMLAKRLPSILAPLSFDEALETTKIHSVAGVLDADTGLVTQRPFRSPHHTISDAGLIGGGAIPRPGEVSLANNGVLFLDELPEFPRNVLEVMRQPLEDGQVTISRASMSLSFPARFMLAAAMNPCPCGYFNDKSHECLCTPPMIQRYISKVSGPLLDRIDIHIEVPAVQYRELRSGTAAEGSAEIRDRVLAARERQRIRFVTAAEKIYSNAQMGTRQVRVFCELSADAERLLERAMQQQGLTARAHDRILKVSRTIADLDAQADINVGHIAEAIQYRTLDRSYWS, encoded by the coding sequence TTGCTTTTCAAAGCGCTGAGCGCCGCTGTCTACGGCATTGATGCGAACATCATCGATGTCGAGGTTGATTTTTCGGGCATTCAGACGCAGGAAGACCACTTCCACACCGTGGGCCTGCCGGATGCAGCGGTGCGCGAGAGCCGCGACCGGGTGCGAGCGGCGATCAAGAATTCCGGCTTTGCGATCCCGCCAACTCACATCACCATCAACCTCGCTCCGGCGGACATTAAAAAGGAAGGCTCCGGGTTCGACCTGCCGATCGCGATTGGGATCCTTGGGGCCTATGGCGCGCTTCAACTGAAGGACCTGAGCCAGTTTCTTCTGGTGGGAGAGCTTGGCCTGGATGGCAGCTTACGCGCCGTGCCGGGAATGCTCCCGGTCGCGGTCGCGGCGCGGGCGAATGGGATCGCAAACTTAATATTGCCAGCCGCCAACGCTGCTGAAGCCGCAGTGGTCGAGGGAGTGAAGGTGTATGCGGTAGGCTCGCTGACTGAGGTGCGCGAATTGCTCAATGCTGCCGCTAACGGAGGCATTCAAACTCAGCCATTCAAGGTCGAGACATCGAAGCTGCTTGGCGAACTGCAGCATTTCCACCTCGACTTCAAGGATGTGCGCGGTCAGCAGTCGGCGAAGCGGGCGCTCGAGGTGGCGGCAGCCGGGAGCCATAATATATTGATGATCGGACCGCCCGGCTCGGGCAAGACAATGCTCGCCAAGCGTCTGCCTTCGATCCTTGCGCCACTGAGTTTTGATGAAGCCCTGGAAACGACCAAGATTCACTCGGTCGCCGGAGTGCTCGACGCCGACACCGGCCTGGTGACGCAGCGGCCATTTCGATCTCCGCATCACACCATCTCCGACGCCGGACTGATCGGCGGAGGCGCGATTCCCCGGCCAGGGGAAGTATCGCTCGCGAACAATGGAGTTCTGTTCCTCGACGAACTCCCGGAGTTCCCTCGCAATGTCTTGGAAGTCATGCGCCAGCCGCTTGAAGATGGCCAGGTGACGATATCCCGGGCGAGTATGTCGCTGAGCTTCCCTGCGAGGTTTATGCTGGCGGCGGCGATGAACCCCTGCCCCTGCGGCTATTTCAATGACAAGTCGCACGAATGTTTGTGCACGCCGCCGATGATTCAAAGATATATATCGAAAGTGTCGGGGCCGCTGCTCGATCGAATCGATATCCACATCGAGGTGCCGGCTGTTCAGTATCGGGAACTGCGCTCCGGAACCGCTGCCGAAGGGTCGGCTGAGATCCGCGACCGTGTGCTCGCCGCGCGCGAACGGCAGAGGATACGATTTGTGACGGCCGCCGAAAAGATCTATTCGAACGCCCAGATGGGCACTCGGCAGGTAAGGGTTTTCTGCGAACTTTCTGCTGACGCCGAGCGGCTGCTCGAACGGGCCATGCAGCAGCAGGGCTTGACCGCGCGCGCTCACGATCGCATTCTCAAGGTCTCCCGGACCATTGCCGACCTCGACGCCCAAGCCGACATCAATGTTGGCCACATCGCCGAAGCCATCCAATATCGCACCCTCGATCGAAGTTATTGGAGCTGA
- a CDS encoding L-serine ammonia-lyase encodes MTTSLFDLYKIGIGPSSSHTMGPMRAAHRFASSLGDLFSSTERIQVDIYGSLALTGIGHGTDRAVLLGLTGEEASTIDPATIETKLGEIRSNNTIALLGTKRVAFRESGDVVFHRDLMFPPGAAIQHPNGVKFSAFDATNHLLSEQVYFSIGGGFVIADGETAPSLPGSASSIPFPFTSAAELLATAATHGITIAELMLANESEHRSAEEVRSGILNIWHVMRACVERGMSTEGILPGGLNVRRRAKQLAERLTTKGLRSRGGDPLAPLDWVTVYAMAVNEENAAGGRVVTAPTNGAAGVVPAVALYYQNFINGADEDGLLRYFLTSAAIGILYKENASISGAEVGCQGEVGVACSMAAGALVAALGGSNEEIEHAAEIGMEHNLGMTCDPIGGLVQIPCIERNAMGAVKAVHACRMAMNETDGHKISLDQIIRTMYLTGLDMQSRYKETSLAGLALNVIEC; translated from the coding sequence GTGACCACTAGCCTCTTCGACCTTTACAAAATCGGGATCGGCCCATCGAGTTCGCACACCATGGGACCGATGCGGGCAGCGCATCGCTTTGCTTCGTCGCTGGGAGACTTGTTCTCTTCGACGGAACGTATTCAAGTCGACATCTACGGTTCCTTGGCATTGACCGGGATAGGTCATGGAACCGATCGCGCCGTTCTACTGGGACTGACCGGGGAAGAGGCGAGCACCATCGATCCAGCGACGATCGAGACAAAGCTTGGGGAGATTCGTAGCAACAACACGATCGCTCTTCTCGGAACCAAGAGGGTAGCGTTCCGCGAATCCGGCGATGTGGTCTTCCATCGCGACCTCATGTTTCCCCCCGGAGCGGCGATCCAGCATCCGAATGGAGTGAAGTTCTCGGCCTTCGACGCTACCAACCATCTGCTCTCTGAACAGGTCTACTTCTCGATCGGCGGCGGTTTTGTCATTGCCGACGGAGAAACAGCGCCCTCGCTTCCGGGCTCAGCATCTTCTATTCCCTTCCCGTTCACCAGTGCCGCCGAGTTACTAGCGACCGCTGCAACCCATGGCATAACGATCGCCGAGTTAATGCTAGCGAACGAAAGCGAGCATCGCAGCGCGGAAGAAGTACGTTCCGGGATTCTAAATATCTGGCACGTCATGCGGGCATGCGTCGAACGGGGCATGTCAACCGAGGGAATTCTTCCCGGAGGACTGAACGTCCGGCGTCGTGCGAAGCAACTTGCGGAACGATTGACCACGAAGGGTCTCAGAAGCAGAGGCGGTGATCCGCTCGCGCCGCTCGACTGGGTCACGGTCTACGCAATGGCAGTCAATGAAGAAAACGCCGCCGGCGGCCGCGTCGTCACCGCGCCGACCAATGGAGCAGCAGGAGTTGTCCCAGCTGTGGCGCTCTACTATCAGAACTTTATCAACGGAGCAGATGAGGATGGGCTGCTCCGCTACTTCCTCACCTCGGCCGCAATCGGCATCCTTTATAAGGAGAATGCTTCGATCAGTGGCGCAGAGGTTGGCTGCCAGGGGGAAGTCGGAGTCGCCTGCTCGATGGCAGCCGGAGCACTGGTCGCCGCTCTGGGCGGCAGCAACGAAGAGATCGAGCACGCGGCCGAAATCGGCATGGAGCACAATCTGGGGATGACCTGCGATCCGATTGGAGGACTGGTGCAGATTCCCTGCATCGAGCGCAACGCGATGGGTGCAGTCAAAGCCGTCCATGCCTGCCGCATGGCCATGAACGAGACCGATGGACATAAGATCTCGCTCGATCAGATCATCCGCACCATGTACCTCACGGGTCTGGACATGCAGTCACGATATAAGGAGACATCGCTGGCCGGCCTCGCCTTGAATGTGATCGAGTGCTGA